The DNA window AAGGTCGACTATGTGCTGCCGCGTGAGGGCGTCAACGGCTTCCAGGAGAACATGTGCCTGTTGAAGACCGCGCCCGATGTCGCCGAAGCCAAACTGTTCTTCGAATACATGATGCGTCCGGACGTATCGGCCAAGAACACCAACTGGCTGCGCGGCGGTTCGCCCAACAAGGCGGCGCTGCCGCTGATCGACAAGGGGCTGACCTCCAACAAGGCGCTCTACCCCGACGAGGCGACGTTCAAGCTGTTCAATCTCGTCCAGGATCTCGGCGACGGCATCCGGCTGTGGGATTCGGTCTGGACCAAGGTGAAGGCCGACTGAGCTGCCTGATCGCCGTTTGAATTTGACCGCCGCTGGTTCGCAAGGGCCGGCGGCGGTTCAGCGTTTCTCGAAGTCGCCAAATACGTCCTGAAGGCGGGCGATGCGCTGGGTGCGCCGCCGCACCGCTTCGCCGCCATCGGCGATCACCGATGTCATCAGGAAGTCGAGCAGGGCGGCGAGCGACATGAAGTTGTCCCAGGTGCGCGATCGCGTCGCCGGCAGCATCAGGACGCACTGATCCTCGGCCACCCAATCGCAATATTGATCGGTGACCACCAGAAGGTCGTGGCCGGCAGCGACCGCCTCCCGCGCCAACACCCGCGATTTGCTGGCAAAGCGCCGGCAGTCGACCAGCACCAGCAGCGTGCCCTCGGGCGGATGGTCGAGCAGTTCGGCGTAGGTGCCGTTGAGGCCGTCGAGATAGCGCACGCCGTCCCGGGCGTAGGCGAGCTGTTCGGCAAAGTAGCGGGCGATGCCGCCGATGTTCTGATAGCTGGCGACGAACACTTCGCGCGCCGTGAGGAGGCGCCTGACGGCCTCCGCCCAGACCGGCTGCTTGGACAGCGCGTAGAGCCGGTGCAGCGTTTCGATCTGGTCGGTCATCACCTCGGCGAGCAGCTGGCCGTTCTGCAAGTCGCGTTGCAGCGTGTCGGGCGTGTCGCTGACCTGCCAGGCGGTGGTGGTGGCGCGCAACCTCAGTTCGGTCTTGAGACCGTCGAGACCCTGAAAGCCGAGCCGCCGCAGAAAGCGGCTGACGGTCATCGGGCTCAAGTGCAGTTGCTGGCCGATGGAGGCCGCCGTCTCGAAGGGCACATTGGCGAGATTGTCGATGAAGAAGCGGGCCAGGCGGCGCTCGGCCGGCGTGCCGGTGGCGACGGTGGCTTCCAGCTTGCGCTCCACCGTACCAAGAGGTCCATCACCGTTTGGGGAATCAGCGACCAAATCCGACGTCCTTCCAGCGACCTGCGCCGCCCATAGTCGCAAAGCGGGTTTTCCTTTGCAACAAAGGACTTGCCGCGGAGCGCCGCTAGCTCGCCGACATAAAAAAAGGCCCCGGAGCCGAAGCTGCCGGGGCCTTCAGATACCTGACCTTTTAAAGATCAGAACTTGTAGGCGACGCCGAGCT is part of the Pleomorphomonas sp. PLEO genome and encodes:
- a CDS encoding MurR/RpiR family transcriptional regulator — its product is MVADSPNGDGPLGTVERKLEATVATGTPAERRLARFFIDNLANVPFETAASIGQQLHLSPMTVSRFLRRLGFQGLDGLKTELRLRATTTAWQVSDTPDTLQRDLQNGQLLAEVMTDQIETLHRLYALSKQPVWAEAVRRLLTAREVFVASYQNIGGIARYFAEQLAYARDGVRYLDGLNGTYAELLDHPPEGTLLVLVDCRRFASKSRVLAREAVAAGHDLLVVTDQYCDWVAEDQCVLMLPATRSRTWDNFMSLAALLDFLMTSVIADGGEAVRRRTQRIARLQDVFGDFEKR